In a genomic window of Balnearium lithotrophicum:
- a CDS encoding RluA family pseudouridine synthase, with the protein MEAFRVKVKEEGKLIDVVSTVTESKRKAKKLIDEGLVCIDGRKELLYRRRVKKGSLVEFCLNYLTFSSVKIEILLERNGILVINKPPFVNSNVDKPNLEGIISKRLNRRIKVVHRLDKQTSGLILATDSEELFKWFKEQFRRKAVKKEYLALVVGNSKDRSKISIPLDGREAVTEVTVIERLRGGALCKVSIPTGRKHQIRRHLSMSGFPVAGEFRYWKAYRPPFTFTPRILLHSFRITFPLPDSKKTVTVESKVPRDFLWFTEGLKKGFRVREVEFPPTSQGIWKGQY; encoded by the coding sequence ATGGAAGCTTTCAGAGTAAAGGTGAAAGAAGAGGGAAAGCTGATTGATGTGGTTTCCACAGTTACCGAGTCAAAAAGGAAGGCTAAGAAGCTCATAGATGAAGGACTTGTTTGTATAGATGGAAGAAAGGAGCTCCTTTACAGAAGGAGGGTTAAAAAAGGCTCACTTGTTGAATTCTGCCTTAACTATCTAACTTTCTCCTCTGTAAAAATTGAAATTCTCCTTGAAAGAAACGGAATTCTTGTTATTAACAAACCTCCATTTGTAAACAGCAATGTTGATAAACCAAACCTTGAGGGGATTATCTCAAAGAGATTAAACAGAAGGATAAAGGTAGTTCACAGGTTGGACAAACAGACCTCTGGATTGATTTTGGCCACAGACAGTGAGGAGCTGTTTAAATGGTTCAAGGAGCAGTTTAGGAGGAAAGCCGTAAAGAAGGAGTACTTAGCCTTAGTTGTAGGGAACTCTAAGGATAGGTCGAAAATTTCAATTCCCCTTGACGGAAGGGAGGCGGTAACAGAGGTTACCGTTATTGAGAGATTAAGGGGTGGAGCTCTATGTAAAGTTTCAATCCCAACAGGGAGGAAACACCAGATAAGGAGACACCTATCAATGTCAGGATTTCCCGTCGCAGGTGAGTTTAGATACTGGAAAGCCTACAGACCTCCCTTTACATTTACTCCAAGAATACTCCTTCACAGCTTCAGAATAACATTTCCACTGCCTGATTCAAAGAAAACGGTAACGGTAGAGAGTAAGGTTCCTAGAGATTTTCTATGGTTTACTGAGGGACTCAAAAAGGGATTTAGAGTAAGAGAGGTAGAGTTCCCCCCTACCTCTCAAGGAATATGGAAAGGTCAATATTAA